Part of the Halopenitus persicus genome is shown below.
CACTCCGTCTGCCCGACGGGTCACCGCCGTCACGGCCACCCGGAACAGCGAGTTGCTACCGTCGTAGACGAGGAGCGACTGCTTCACGTGTCGTTTAGGCGCGTCGGGGATTTGAGTGTTTGCGAGCACCCCCGGAGCGGTCCTTCCGGCTGGCTCGAGCGTCCGGAAGTTCGTTCGAACGGATCGAGTCGGGTCGCGTTCGGTCCCCGCGGTCCGGCGCCGTCACCGTCCGGCGCGGTCGCCGTCTGGTCCCTCACCGTCCGCCTCTCGTATGCTGTGACGAGCGACACGCGATCCACGGGGCCCGCTCCCGTTGCTATGAAGAGCTCTCGCCGTCTCGCGGTTGGATTTAAAAGGTGATGGGTTGGGGCGAATTTGAATCGCCGGCCTCCTCCATGTCAAGGAGGTGTCATAACCAGACTAGACCACCAACCCGTCCGTGGCTCGTCCGGCGCGTTTTCTGGTAACCCGGGAGTGTAATTGAACCTTTCGAATCGATGACGGCGGCGGTGGCGACCCCGTCCGCGGCACCGGTGTGGCCCGTTCGTCGCGCCGCCGACCTCGCACGGCGGATGTCACGCTCGGTCGCTCGGCCACACTCGCCCGGTTCAAGTGGCTCGACGGGCATCGCCACGTATGGTCGACCGCTCCGCCCGCGCCGCTCGTCTCGACGACGTCCTGGACGCCCGCGACCTCGAAGCGGTCTGGTTCGCGCGGCCGAACGGCTTCGCCTGGCTCCTCGGCGGCTCGAACGCCGTCGACCGGACGGCCGGCATCGGCGCCGCGGCGGCGGGGTACGACGGCGAGTTTCGCGTGATCGCCTCCGCCGGCGCGGCGGACCGGATCCGCGAGGAGGAGGTCCCGGACGACGTTCCGGTCGAGTCGGTTCCCTGGCACGCGTCCTCGCTGCCGTCGGCGATCGCGGACCGCTCGCCGATGCCGGCCGCCCTCGACGTCGACGCCGCGGGGTTCGAGCCGGTCGACGCCGCGCGACTCCGGCAGCCCCTCACCGACGACGACGTCGAGCGGTACCGCGAGCTCGGCCGCGAGGCCGCCGCCGCGGTCGAGACCGTCTGCCGCCAGCTCGAGCCGACTGACCCCGAGTACGAGGTCGCCGCCGCGATCGAGATCGCGTTGGCCGCGCGGGACGTCTCCACGCCGGTCCTGCTCGTCGGCGGGAGCGACCGCGCCTCGCGGTTCCGCGGTCCGACTCCGGGCGACGCGGAGCTCGGCGACTACGCGATCGTCTCGGTCACCGCCGAGCGAGCGGGACTGCACGCGTCGCTCACGCGCACGATCGTCTTCGACCCGCCGGCCTGGCTTCGGGATCGTCACCGTGCGGCCGCCCGGATCGAGGCCACCGCGGTCGCCGCCACGGAGGCCGCCGTCGGCCACTCGGAAACGGCGGTCGCGGGCTCGGAAACGGCGGTCGGGGACCCCACGATCGCGGCCGACGATTCGGACCGGATCACGGACGCCGCCGACGTCTTCGACGCGATCCGGGACGCCTACGCGGCGGTCGGCCACCCGGACGAGTGGCGCGCACATCACCAGGGCGGCGCGGCCGGGTTCGCCGTCCGCGAGTGGCTCGCGCGTCCCGGCGGTGCGGAGCCGGTCACGGCGCCGATGGGATACGCCTGGAACCCGACCGTCGCGGGCGCGCGCAGCGAGGACACCCACCTCGTCGCCGCCGACCGGACCGAGCTCCTCACGAAGACCGGCCGCTGGCCGACCCTCGAGGTCGAAACGGCCGACGTCGATGGCGTTCCCTCCGGGCGGTACGACCGCCACGCGCCGGTCGTGCTCTCGGACGAGTGATCCGCGCTCGGTCGGAAACGCCGCTCCCGACGGCACGATCGGGAAAGGTTTTTGTAGGAGAGCCGACCTACAACCAGGTAATGAGCGCGGACGCCCGCCGCGACGCTCGACTCTTCCGAGAGCGGCGAGCCCCGCGACCGCGACGACGACCGGCCCTTTGAGGCCGATATTACCCATACCCCATCGTCGTCGCACGCCGCCGTTTCGTCCACAACGTCCAGTTTTCGGTCGGTTAGCGTTCGCCACCGGATTTTATTACAAATCTTAAACCGCTGAATTTAAGGGTCTAAGGGGCCCAGCACACGGTAATGACACGTGTGGCACTCGCGTTTAGCGGGGGACTCGACACCACCGTCTGTGTACCGCTGCTCGAGGAGGAATACGGCTACGACGAGGTCATCGGCGTCACCGTCGACGTCGGTCAGCCCGAATCGGAGTTCGAGGAGGCCGAGGAGACCGCCGAGGCGCTCGGGCTCGATCTCCACGTCGTCGACGCCAAGGAGGAGTTCGCGGACCTCTGTTTCGATGCGGTCCGCGCGAACGCGACCTACCAGGGCTACCCGCTCGGGACCGCGCTCGCGCGCCCGGTCATCGCCGAGGCGATCCTCGAGGTCGCACTCGAGGAGGACTGCGACGCCGTCGCCCACGGCTGTACGGGCAAGGGGAACGACCAGCTGCGGTTCGAGGCCGTCTGGCGTGGCTCGGACCTCGAAGTGATCGCGCCCGTGCGTGAGCTGGGGCTCACCCGCGAGTGGGAGATCGACTACGCCGCCGAGAAGGACCTGCCCGTCGAGGCCGGCGACGGCGGCGTCTGGTCGATCGACACGAACATCTGGTCGCGCGCGGTCGAGGGCGGCGAGCTCGAGAACCCCGATTACGTCCCGCCGGAGGACATCTACGAGTGGACCGCCGAGCCCGAGGGCGAGACCACCATCGAGGTGACCTTCGAGAAGGGCGTTCCCGTCGCGATCGACGGCGAGGAGATGGGGCCCGTCGAGCTCATCCAACACCTCAACGAGTACGCGGGCGGCTACGGCGTCGGCCGTACCGACGTGATGGAGGACCGGATGCTCGGCCTGAAGGTGCGCGAGAACTACGAGCACCCCGCCGCGACCGTCCTCCTCACCGCCCACTCGGCGCTCGAGGACCTCGTGTTGACGAAGGGCGAGCGCTCGTTCAAGACGGGCATCGAACAGGAGTGGTCCGAGAAGGCCTACCAGGGGCTCGTCTTCGCGCCCCTGATGGACGCGCTCGACGCGTTCATCACCGAGACCCAGGACGTCGTCACCGGCAGCGCCACCGTGAAGGTGTCCGGCGGCAACTGCCGCGTCGTCGCCCGCGACAGCGAGTACGCGGTCTACTCCGAGGAGATGGCCTCGTTCAACACCGCCGACGTCGCCGGCATCGCCCAGGAGGACGCCACGGGCGTCGCGAAGTACCACGGCCTCCAGGAACGCCTCGCGAACGCGGTCTCCGCCGGCGTCTCCGACCTCGAGATCGCCGCCGACGGCGGCGACGGGTCGGATGCCGAGGGATCCGACGGCGCCACCACCGACACGAACGAGTAGACGAATGACCGACGGAACCCCCTCCGAGACGGCCGTCCGCCGCGACCGCTTCAGCGGCGGCCCCGCACGCGGGTTCCTCTCGAGCCTCGCGGCCGA
Proteins encoded:
- a CDS encoding argininosuccinate synthase, encoding MTRVALAFSGGLDTTVCVPLLEEEYGYDEVIGVTVDVGQPESEFEEAEETAEALGLDLHVVDAKEEFADLCFDAVRANATYQGYPLGTALARPVIAEAILEVALEEDCDAVAHGCTGKGNDQLRFEAVWRGSDLEVIAPVRELGLTREWEIDYAAEKDLPVEAGDGGVWSIDTNIWSRAVEGGELENPDYVPPEDIYEWTAEPEGETTIEVTFEKGVPVAIDGEEMGPVELIQHLNEYAGGYGVGRTDVMEDRMLGLKVRENYEHPAATVLLTAHSALEDLVLTKGERSFKTGIEQEWSEKAYQGLVFAPLMDALDAFITETQDVVTGSATVKVSGGNCRVVARDSEYAVYSEEMASFNTADVAGIAQEDATGVAKYHGLQERLANAVSAGVSDLEIAADGGDGSDAEGSDGATTDTNE
- a CDS encoding M24 family metallopeptidase, producing MVDRSARAARLDDVLDARDLEAVWFARPNGFAWLLGGSNAVDRTAGIGAAAAGYDGEFRVIASAGAADRIREEEVPDDVPVESVPWHASSLPSAIADRSPMPAALDVDAAGFEPVDAARLRQPLTDDDVERYRELGREAAAAVETVCRQLEPTDPEYEVAAAIEIALAARDVSTPVLLVGGSDRASRFRGPTPGDAELGDYAIVSVTAERAGLHASLTRTIVFDPPAWLRDRHRAAARIEATAVAATEAAVGHSETAVAGSETAVGDPTIAADDSDRITDAADVFDAIRDAYAAVGHPDEWRAHHQGGAAGFAVREWLARPGGAEPVTAPMGYAWNPTVAGARSEDTHLVAADRTELLTKTGRWPTLEVETADVDGVPSGRYDRHAPVVLSDE